In Drosophila simulans strain w501 chromosome 3R, Prin_Dsim_3.1, whole genome shotgun sequence, a single window of DNA contains:
- the LOC6739784 gene encoding protein phosphatase 1 regulatory subunit 12A isoform X1 has protein sequence MFAAPLEFDIVLRAKNASDNLPELLRQRDRSHRNALHYCAAQDSEGSKDLVAAASIAIAAPELLESADEDGFTPLHLAVIQGNLAMVNLLLANKADVNAVDNEGHSVVHWATVCGEVESLRAVLAAGASVAKPDANGGTPLHYAAQMCGASHDSKQQASSSNSSRLSLEILGILLSHPQSSVDVQDKDGRQPLLWAASAGSAKAVIALVKAGARVESSDKDGLTALHCAGSRGHTECIDTLIGLCGAPTDLIDSNGCTALHYAVTLGHADATARLLDLEADPNRQDRKGRTPAHCGCSKGQFETLKLLKERGANLWLRNAKGDLPLHEAAASGRRELLEWLLAQRPKQVNTTSNDGRSLLHIAAANDYTDMCKLLLDYGADVNAVYRNSRGLVLTPLDGALQRGHRSTAKFLQANGGQPANKVRLSSRRSGNPFHETNATDMVRPLKYVEKEELHDLRSSKKYVVYLKRSDSDNGNENGKTDEVDGDCSCSEQTYRKEQRLRHVCRRHKRRQLRRRTSSCGESKHERCSEICRSKSNIEIRRRKSRERYASSSEWEEESAEDSCENCCYHKRQKDRVVNRKRSTSSRKSKNRDSSDPDEKNHTENHSSPEKGSRKPLTVNGDHQAGNGNDQTSVKERPPSASRHQTPPMKEGTFIKSPTQSAMSEKSGQMDNLLVEESHAVELTDEEQEAAKSVVTQVDVHHDAEEIQTSKSSEEAPPAEENGKAKDSEQEVKLQLSEEETQLVSKEVEQVIKIAATALSSESKSSSEEKSVEKDIPKEGQEPGEKPDEEVKEHQNPTPSAPAPQPTTPPPPPKEEATKPPSAAEQPPPNANTVEGMESAAAEPASVGKKTEQMEQAEAKPKPNTNPTPTPPPTAAPPAPPSAEPKKPPAAPQPRPSTAQTPTPPQPEPPQREQETRRSFTLLPSDSADDDPVLNPNSNPPASASDEPAGERKSSFQVLKSDDSLDESTKRPGRKVDYEAGNQVFQVVGEGASAVQLPSAAELEKMDYEYEEDEYEYDDDERDGIDPEHDSALRRFLSSGNRHGVGNTSVAAGAAAAGASMADDACEGSGGRKRRLKKRVRSGNKTRSNWKNSQDSRDGGNMSALATTKDQDSGFEPSPRAERSKIPTLRSAHTAHMPRRPIYATLDGRSCSSRMENRKPGDKGACDMGAVTRSIQRNIRRYYMERKIFQHLLELKSLQIRSSKLNEAVLVKRAVDDYHKSCVLLGGETGTRLRRYNFSEYTFKNFELFLYETLKGLQRPGTNNFQNINEVYEEAERRLSPDYNAYEKALQCTTKTHRCLHAAHAYTGIPCAAYIPMMNHHTMPKFGFGPYKKTGSVSSFFLPKILTSGRASSGRAGGMGSASGSRCNHKVALELSHGKNKQLISLPAEKLDSNKRYYVTFTVKDSSGPSAYQQQQHQQQCGNSASGK, from the exons atgtTCGCCGCGCCGCTGGAGTTTGATATTGTTTTGCGCGCCAAAAATGCAAGCGATAATCTG CCGGAATTGCTGCGGCAGCGGGACCGAAGCCACCGCAACGCGCTGCACTACTGTGCCGCCCAGGACTCGGAAGGGAGCAAGGACCTCGTGGCGGCCGCCAGCATTGCGATCGCAGCCCCCGAGCTGCTGGAGTCGGCGGACGAGGATGGCTTCACACCGCTCCATCTGGCCGTCATCCAGGGCAACCTGGCCATGGTCAacctgctgctggccaacaaGGCGGATGTGAACGCGGTGGACAATGAGGGCCACTCGGTGGTGCACTGGGCGACAG TTTGTGGGGAGGTGGAGTCCTTGCGAGCGGTCCTGGCAGCAGGAGCCAGTGTGGCCAAGCCCGACGCCAATGGTGGCACTCCGCTTCACTATGCCGCCCAGATGTGTGGCGCCAGCCATGACAGCAAGCAGCAGGCCAGTTCCAGCAACAGCTCGAGGCTCTCCCTTGAGATCCTGGGCATCCTGCTCTCCCATCCGCAGAGCAGTGTCGATGTCCAGGACAAGGATGGTCGCCAGCCGCTATTGTGGGCTGCATCGGCGGGATCGGCAAAGGCAGTGATTGCCCTGGTCAAAGCGGGTGCCCGGGTGGAGTCGTCGGATAA AGATGGCCTCACTGCCCTGCATTGTGCTGGTTCACGTGGACACACTGAGTGCATTGACACCTTGATAGGCCTGTGTGGTGCTCCCACGGATCTTATCGATTCCAATGGCTGCACAGCTCTGCACTATGCCGTAACGTTGGGCCACGCCGATGCCACTGCTAGATTGCTGGACTTGGAGGCAGATCCCAATCGCCAGGATCGCAAAGGACGAACACCTGCCCACTGCGGTTGCTCCAAAGGACAGTTTGAGACCCTTAAGTTGCTGAAAGAGCGTGGTGCTAATCTCTGGCTGCGCAATGCCAAGGGTGATCTGCCGCTCCACGAGGCCGCCGCCTCGGGGAGAAGAGAGCTCCTCGAGTGGCTACTTGCCCAGAGGCCCAAGCAGGTGAACACCACCAGCAATGATGGACGCAGCTTGCTGCACATTGCTGCGGCCAATGATTACACCGACATGTGTAAGCTGCTGCTGGACTACGGAGCAGATGTGAATGCCGTGTATCGGAACTCACGAGGATTGGTCCTCACACCACTGGATGGAGCTCTGCAGCGTGGGCATCGCTCCACGGCCAAGTTCCTGCAGGCCAATGGCGGTCAGCCGGCCAACAAGGTGCGATTGTCGAGCAGGAGGAGTGGGAATCCCTTCCACGAAACCAACGCTACTGACATGGTGAGACCCTTAAAGTATGTggagaaggaggagctgcaCGATCTGCGCAGCTCCAAGAAGTACGTGGTGTACCTAAAACGCTCCGATTCGGATAATGGAAACGAGAATGGTAAGACGGATGAAGTAGATGGGGATTGCAGCTGCTCGGAGCAAACTTATCGCAAGGAGCAGCGATTGAGGCACGTCTGTCGGCGTCACAAGAGAAGGCAACTGAGGAGGCGCACCAGCAGTTGTGGGGAGTCCAAGCACGAGCGGTGCAGCGAGATCTGTCGTTCCAAGAGCAACATCGAGATTCGAAGGCGGAAGTCCAGGGAGCGCTATGCCAGCTCTAGTGAGTGGGAGGAGGAGAGTGCCGAGGACTCCTGCGAGAACTGTTGCTACCACAAGCGACAAAAGGATCGCGTGGTTAATCGCAAGCGATCAACATCCTCTAGGAAGTCAAAAAACCGAGACAGCAGCGATCCGGACGAGAAAAATCACACGGAAAATCACTCATCGCCTGAAAAGGGTTCGCGGAAACCACTCACCGTCAATGGGGATCACCAGGCTGGCAACGGCAACGATCAAACCAGTGTCAAGGAACGACCACCATCCGCCAGCAGGCATCAAACGCCACCCATGAAGGAGGGAACCTTCATCAAGTCACCAACCCAGAGCGCAATGAGTGAAAAGTCCGGACAAATGGATAACCTCTTGGTTGAGGAGTCTCATGCAGTTGAGCTAACAGATGAAGAACAGGAGGCAGCCAAGTCGGTGGTCACTCAGGTGGACGTGCATCACGATGCCGAGGAAATCCAAACTTCCAAATCTTCCGAGGAAGCACCACCTGCAGAGGAAAATGGTAAGGCGAAGGACTCGGAGCAGGAAGTCAAGCTCCAGCTGAGTGAGGAGGAGACGCAGTTGGTCTCCAAGGAGGTGGAGCAGGTGATCAAGATAGCTGCCACTGCGCTGAGCAGTGAGTCCAAAAGTTCCAGTGAGGAAAAGTCAGTGGAAAAGGACATCCCCAAAGAGGGTCAAGAACCTGGGGAAAAGCCTGACGAGGAGGTAAAGGAACACCAAAATCCAACCCCATCTGCACCAGCACCACAGCCAACCACACCTCCACCACCCCCCAAGGAGGAGGCCACAAAGCCACCAAGTGCCGCAGAACAACCACCGCCTAATGCCAACACGGTGGAAGGGATGGAATCTGCGGCTGCAGAGCCAGCGTCTGTTGGCAAAAAAACCGAACAGATGGAGCAGGCTGAAGCCAAGCCGAAACCAAATACCAATCCTACTCCCACACCTCCGCCCACCGCTGCTCCACCCGCTCCTCCCTCTGCTGAGCCGAAAaagccaccagcagcaccacagccacgcccatcTACAGCCCAAACGCCCACTCCACCCCAGCCGGAGCCACCGCAAAGGGAACAGGAGACGAGGCGCTCCTTTACACTCCTGCCTTCCGATTCGGCGGACGACGACCCAGTTCTGAATCCGAATTCAAATCCTCCAGCCTCAGCTTCCGATGAGCCGGCCGGTGAACGGAAATCGAGCTTCCAAGTTCTGAAAAGCGATGACTCCCTGGATGAAAGCACAAAACGACCAGGACGCAAGGTCGACTACGAAGCGGGCAATCAAGTCTTTCAGGTGGTAGGCGAAGGGGCGTCTGCCGTCCAGCTGCCCAGTGCCGCggagctggagaagatggACTACGAATATGAAGAGGACGAGTACGAATACGATGATGATGAGAGGGATGGTATTGATCCGGAGCACGATAGTGCCTTGCGTCGTTTTCTTAGCAGTGGAAATCGACATGGAGTGGGCAATACCAGCgtggcagctggagcagctgcagccggaGCATCCATGGCGGATGACGCATGTGAGGGCAGTGGAGGAAGGAAGCGTCGCCTCAAGAAGCGCGTgcgcagcggcaacaaaacGCGCAGCAATTGGAAAAACTCTCAGGATTCGCGCGATGGCGGCAACATGTCTGCCTTGGCCACCACCAAGGACCAGGATTCCGGTTTCGAGCCGAGTCCGCGGGCAGAGCGCAGCAAGATACCCACACTGCGGTCCGCTCACACCGCCCACATGCCGCGTCGACCCATCTACGCCACATTGGACGGACGCTCCTGCAGCAGCCGGATGGAAAACCGCAAGCCGGGAGACAAGGGCGCCTGCGACATGGGCGCCGTCACCCGGTCCATTCAGCGCAATATTAGGAG ATATTACATGGAGCGCAAGATCTTCCAGCATCTCCTGGAGCTCAAGTCGCTGCAGATTCGCTCCAGCAAGCTGAACGAGGCGGTGCTAGTGAAGCGGGCGGTGGACGACTACCACAAGTCCTGTGTCCTTCTGGGCGGCGAAACGGGCACGCGACTCAGGCGCTACAACTTCAGCGAGTACACGTTCAAGAACTTCGAGCTCTTCCTCTACGAGACGCTCAAAGGACTCCAGCGTCCCGGCACCAACAACTTCCAGAACATCAACGAGGTGTACGAGGAG GCGGAGCGCCGACTGAGTCCGGACTACAATGCCTACGAGAAGGCGCTGCAGTGCACCACCAAGACGCACCGATGTCTGCATGCGGCTCATGCCTATACGGGAATACCTTGCGCCGCTTACA TTCCCATGATGAATCACCACACGATGCCAAAGTTCGGCTTTGGACCGTACAAGAAGACCGGCAGCGTGAGCAGCTTCTTCCTACCGAAGATCCTGACCAGCGGGCGCGCCTCCAGCGGCCGGGCGGGCGGCATGGGAAGCGCCAGCGGTAGCCGCTGTAATCACAAGGTGGCGCTGGAGTTGTCGCATGGCAAGAACAAACAGCTAATTTCACTGCCCGCGGAAAAGCTGGACAGCAACAAACGATATTACGTCACGTTCACAGTGAAGGACTCCTCGGGGCCATCGGcgtaccagcagcagcagcatcagcagcagtgcGGCAATTCCGCGAGCGGCAAGTAG
- the LOC6739784 gene encoding protein phosphatase 1 regulatory subunit 12A isoform X2, with product MVNLLLANKADVNAVDNEGHSVVHWATVCGEVESLRAVLAAGASVAKPDANGGTPLHYAAQMCGASHDSKQQASSSNSSRLSLEILGILLSHPQSSVDVQDKDGRQPLLWAASAGSAKAVIALVKAGARVESSDKDGLTALHCAGSRGHTECIDTLIGLCGAPTDLIDSNGCTALHYAVTLGHADATARLLDLEADPNRQDRKGRTPAHCGCSKGQFETLKLLKERGANLWLRNAKGDLPLHEAAASGRRELLEWLLAQRPKQVNTTSNDGRSLLHIAAANDYTDMCKLLLDYGADVNAVYRNSRGLVLTPLDGALQRGHRSTAKFLQANGGQPANKVRLSSRRSGNPFHETNATDMVRPLKYVEKEELHDLRSSKKYVVYLKRSDSDNGNENGKTDEVDGDCSCSEQTYRKEQRLRHVCRRHKRRQLRRRTSSCGESKHERCSEICRSKSNIEIRRRKSRERYASSSEWEEESAEDSCENCCYHKRQKDRVVNRKRSTSSRKSKNRDSSDPDEKNHTENHSSPEKGSRKPLTVNGDHQAGNGNDQTSVKERPPSASRHQTPPMKEGTFIKSPTQSAMSEKSGQMDNLLVEESHAVELTDEEQEAAKSVVTQVDVHHDAEEIQTSKSSEEAPPAEENGKAKDSEQEVKLQLSEEETQLVSKEVEQVIKIAATALSSESKSSSEEKSVEKDIPKEGQEPGEKPDEEVKEHQNPTPSAPAPQPTTPPPPPKEEATKPPSAAEQPPPNANTVEGMESAAAEPASVGKKTEQMEQAEAKPKPNTNPTPTPPPTAAPPAPPSAEPKKPPAAPQPRPSTAQTPTPPQPEPPQREQETRRSFTLLPSDSADDDPVLNPNSNPPASASDEPAGERKSSFQVLKSDDSLDESTKRPGRKVDYEAGNQVFQVVGEGASAVQLPSAAELEKMDYEYEEDEYEYDDDERDGIDPEHDSALRRFLSSGNRHGVGNTSVAAGAAAAGASMADDACEGSGGRKRRLKKRVRSGNKTRSNWKNSQDSRDGGNMSALATTKDQDSGFEPSPRAERSKIPTLRSAHTAHMPRRPIYATLDGRSCSSRMENRKPGDKGACDMGAVTRSIQRNIRRYYMERKIFQHLLELKSLQIRSSKLNEAVLVKRAVDDYHKSCVLLGGETGTRLRRYNFSEYTFKNFELFLYETLKGLQRPGTNNFQNINEVYEEAERRLSPDYNAYEKALQCTTKTHRCLHAAHAYTGIPCAAYIPMMNHHTMPKFGFGPYKKTGSVSSFFLPKILTSGRASSGRAGGMGSASGSRCNHKVALELSHGKNKQLISLPAEKLDSNKRYYVTFTVKDSSGPSAYQQQQHQQQCGNSASGK from the exons ATGGTCAacctgctgctggccaacaaGGCGGATGTGAACGCGGTGGACAATGAGGGCCACTCGGTGGTGCACTGGGCGACAG TTTGTGGGGAGGTGGAGTCCTTGCGAGCGGTCCTGGCAGCAGGAGCCAGTGTGGCCAAGCCCGACGCCAATGGTGGCACTCCGCTTCACTATGCCGCCCAGATGTGTGGCGCCAGCCATGACAGCAAGCAGCAGGCCAGTTCCAGCAACAGCTCGAGGCTCTCCCTTGAGATCCTGGGCATCCTGCTCTCCCATCCGCAGAGCAGTGTCGATGTCCAGGACAAGGATGGTCGCCAGCCGCTATTGTGGGCTGCATCGGCGGGATCGGCAAAGGCAGTGATTGCCCTGGTCAAAGCGGGTGCCCGGGTGGAGTCGTCGGATAA AGATGGCCTCACTGCCCTGCATTGTGCTGGTTCACGTGGACACACTGAGTGCATTGACACCTTGATAGGCCTGTGTGGTGCTCCCACGGATCTTATCGATTCCAATGGCTGCACAGCTCTGCACTATGCCGTAACGTTGGGCCACGCCGATGCCACTGCTAGATTGCTGGACTTGGAGGCAGATCCCAATCGCCAGGATCGCAAAGGACGAACACCTGCCCACTGCGGTTGCTCCAAAGGACAGTTTGAGACCCTTAAGTTGCTGAAAGAGCGTGGTGCTAATCTCTGGCTGCGCAATGCCAAGGGTGATCTGCCGCTCCACGAGGCCGCCGCCTCGGGGAGAAGAGAGCTCCTCGAGTGGCTACTTGCCCAGAGGCCCAAGCAGGTGAACACCACCAGCAATGATGGACGCAGCTTGCTGCACATTGCTGCGGCCAATGATTACACCGACATGTGTAAGCTGCTGCTGGACTACGGAGCAGATGTGAATGCCGTGTATCGGAACTCACGAGGATTGGTCCTCACACCACTGGATGGAGCTCTGCAGCGTGGGCATCGCTCCACGGCCAAGTTCCTGCAGGCCAATGGCGGTCAGCCGGCCAACAAGGTGCGATTGTCGAGCAGGAGGAGTGGGAATCCCTTCCACGAAACCAACGCTACTGACATGGTGAGACCCTTAAAGTATGTggagaaggaggagctgcaCGATCTGCGCAGCTCCAAGAAGTACGTGGTGTACCTAAAACGCTCCGATTCGGATAATGGAAACGAGAATGGTAAGACGGATGAAGTAGATGGGGATTGCAGCTGCTCGGAGCAAACTTATCGCAAGGAGCAGCGATTGAGGCACGTCTGTCGGCGTCACAAGAGAAGGCAACTGAGGAGGCGCACCAGCAGTTGTGGGGAGTCCAAGCACGAGCGGTGCAGCGAGATCTGTCGTTCCAAGAGCAACATCGAGATTCGAAGGCGGAAGTCCAGGGAGCGCTATGCCAGCTCTAGTGAGTGGGAGGAGGAGAGTGCCGAGGACTCCTGCGAGAACTGTTGCTACCACAAGCGACAAAAGGATCGCGTGGTTAATCGCAAGCGATCAACATCCTCTAGGAAGTCAAAAAACCGAGACAGCAGCGATCCGGACGAGAAAAATCACACGGAAAATCACTCATCGCCTGAAAAGGGTTCGCGGAAACCACTCACCGTCAATGGGGATCACCAGGCTGGCAACGGCAACGATCAAACCAGTGTCAAGGAACGACCACCATCCGCCAGCAGGCATCAAACGCCACCCATGAAGGAGGGAACCTTCATCAAGTCACCAACCCAGAGCGCAATGAGTGAAAAGTCCGGACAAATGGATAACCTCTTGGTTGAGGAGTCTCATGCAGTTGAGCTAACAGATGAAGAACAGGAGGCAGCCAAGTCGGTGGTCACTCAGGTGGACGTGCATCACGATGCCGAGGAAATCCAAACTTCCAAATCTTCCGAGGAAGCACCACCTGCAGAGGAAAATGGTAAGGCGAAGGACTCGGAGCAGGAAGTCAAGCTCCAGCTGAGTGAGGAGGAGACGCAGTTGGTCTCCAAGGAGGTGGAGCAGGTGATCAAGATAGCTGCCACTGCGCTGAGCAGTGAGTCCAAAAGTTCCAGTGAGGAAAAGTCAGTGGAAAAGGACATCCCCAAAGAGGGTCAAGAACCTGGGGAAAAGCCTGACGAGGAGGTAAAGGAACACCAAAATCCAACCCCATCTGCACCAGCACCACAGCCAACCACACCTCCACCACCCCCCAAGGAGGAGGCCACAAAGCCACCAAGTGCCGCAGAACAACCACCGCCTAATGCCAACACGGTGGAAGGGATGGAATCTGCGGCTGCAGAGCCAGCGTCTGTTGGCAAAAAAACCGAACAGATGGAGCAGGCTGAAGCCAAGCCGAAACCAAATACCAATCCTACTCCCACACCTCCGCCCACCGCTGCTCCACCCGCTCCTCCCTCTGCTGAGCCGAAAaagccaccagcagcaccacagccacgcccatcTACAGCCCAAACGCCCACTCCACCCCAGCCGGAGCCACCGCAAAGGGAACAGGAGACGAGGCGCTCCTTTACACTCCTGCCTTCCGATTCGGCGGACGACGACCCAGTTCTGAATCCGAATTCAAATCCTCCAGCCTCAGCTTCCGATGAGCCGGCCGGTGAACGGAAATCGAGCTTCCAAGTTCTGAAAAGCGATGACTCCCTGGATGAAAGCACAAAACGACCAGGACGCAAGGTCGACTACGAAGCGGGCAATCAAGTCTTTCAGGTGGTAGGCGAAGGGGCGTCTGCCGTCCAGCTGCCCAGTGCCGCggagctggagaagatggACTACGAATATGAAGAGGACGAGTACGAATACGATGATGATGAGAGGGATGGTATTGATCCGGAGCACGATAGTGCCTTGCGTCGTTTTCTTAGCAGTGGAAATCGACATGGAGTGGGCAATACCAGCgtggcagctggagcagctgcagccggaGCATCCATGGCGGATGACGCATGTGAGGGCAGTGGAGGAAGGAAGCGTCGCCTCAAGAAGCGCGTgcgcagcggcaacaaaacGCGCAGCAATTGGAAAAACTCTCAGGATTCGCGCGATGGCGGCAACATGTCTGCCTTGGCCACCACCAAGGACCAGGATTCCGGTTTCGAGCCGAGTCCGCGGGCAGAGCGCAGCAAGATACCCACACTGCGGTCCGCTCACACCGCCCACATGCCGCGTCGACCCATCTACGCCACATTGGACGGACGCTCCTGCAGCAGCCGGATGGAAAACCGCAAGCCGGGAGACAAGGGCGCCTGCGACATGGGCGCCGTCACCCGGTCCATTCAGCGCAATATTAGGAG ATATTACATGGAGCGCAAGATCTTCCAGCATCTCCTGGAGCTCAAGTCGCTGCAGATTCGCTCCAGCAAGCTGAACGAGGCGGTGCTAGTGAAGCGGGCGGTGGACGACTACCACAAGTCCTGTGTCCTTCTGGGCGGCGAAACGGGCACGCGACTCAGGCGCTACAACTTCAGCGAGTACACGTTCAAGAACTTCGAGCTCTTCCTCTACGAGACGCTCAAAGGACTCCAGCGTCCCGGCACCAACAACTTCCAGAACATCAACGAGGTGTACGAGGAG GCGGAGCGCCGACTGAGTCCGGACTACAATGCCTACGAGAAGGCGCTGCAGTGCACCACCAAGACGCACCGATGTCTGCATGCGGCTCATGCCTATACGGGAATACCTTGCGCCGCTTACA TTCCCATGATGAATCACCACACGATGCCAAAGTTCGGCTTTGGACCGTACAAGAAGACCGGCAGCGTGAGCAGCTTCTTCCTACCGAAGATCCTGACCAGCGGGCGCGCCTCCAGCGGCCGGGCGGGCGGCATGGGAAGCGCCAGCGGTAGCCGCTGTAATCACAAGGTGGCGCTGGAGTTGTCGCATGGCAAGAACAAACAGCTAATTTCACTGCCCGCGGAAAAGCTGGACAGCAACAAACGATATTACGTCACGTTCACAGTGAAGGACTCCTCGGGGCCATCGGcgtaccagcagcagcagcatcagcagcagtgcGGCAATTCCGCGAGCGGCAAGTAG